In Thermodesulfobacteriota bacterium, the sequence CGGTTCTGGTTGAGGGGGTTCCTCTTGGAATTCGGCCTCGATTTGCTCTGGGGGTAGGGGTTCTTCTTCCTCTTCTACTTCTACTTCAACCTCCTCTTGCGCCTGGGCCGGCTGTTGAACCGTTGTAATCTGTCTTGGCCCGTTGGCCTCGGCCGCGAATGTCAGGTTGTCCAACGGGTGGGATTTCTTCACACCTTCGGGTTCACCAGGAGCATTAACTTTCTTTTCTTCTACCCTTTTTAATTGCCGGAGTTCTTTCGTTGTGTCGGTACTTGGCTCAATCTCATTTTTGGTTTTAATAGCTGCATCTTTTGTGGTGTCATCTACTTCTTCGTTATCGGTGCTTCTTGGAAATGTTTGAGTAGGTTTAAGCCGGCTACTCACATTGGACCGCTCCACCTGCTTAGCTACTACTTCTTTCGTTGTCGTTTGTTTTATTTTTTCACCTTTAGGGAGTTTAGCATTAGATGGGATCTCCAAAATTTGTCCTACCTTTATCCGGTCATCTTTTAGGTTGTTGATTTCTTTGAGTTCTTTGACCGAAACCCCAAACTTCTTCATAGCTATATTGTAGAGGGTGTCTCCTTCTACTACCTTATAGTAAATCGTTGTCTCGACAGAATCGCTTTCCGGGAGTCCCCTTTGTGTAGATGGGGTTTCATTGGCGGTAAGAAGCTCTTCATTTTTTGCCACCGAATTTATTTTGCGGTCTTTTACATAGCCTGTTACTAGCCCTCCGTGGCCGGATTCCCAGGAAAAATACCCTTTTGGTTCTGTATCCTTGTGCGTCTTGGAAAAAACGAATTTTATACTAGCGCCTAAGCCAAAAACAATAGTCAATGTCAAAACAGCTTGAATAGACCATCTCATGAAGCAGTCTCCTCCGAGGCTAGCTAAGAATAGTTAAAAAATAACCTCTGTCCCATGTACTGGCCGCCAACTTCCAAATTACCCCTTTTTGTGCCAGTGATTCGATGCTCCTCTCTCTTTACTCTCGCGCTCATTTAACCGAGTATTCGTAGGTAAACTTTTGTCCCCGCCTGGTTAGATTAATATTAAATTGGCTTTCTCCCCTAAGCTCCTCGAAGAGACTAAGGGCATTTTCAACGTTGCTCAGCTCTACATCATTTATCTTGTGCAATATATCGCCATTTCTGAGTCCGATCATGAAGAAAATGCTATTTGGCCTTATAGCGAAGAACCGAAGGCCGTCTTCCTGGGGAATAACCCGGGCTTGGGTTAGAAGCTGATTTGGGTCGCTTAGGAGTTCATCCAGCATTTTGCGGTCGATTTCATATTCACCCTCGTTGACCTCCTTTATGCCTTCAGCTTCGCTCTTGGGTAAGACTGCACTGCGGCTGCTCACGATCGAACTCCTATCCAGTGCGGATACTTGGCCTAATCTAGATTTGTTGTCTGAAGATGCATTTTCGTCCAAATCTTTTTTGCATCTTATGGTTTCTGCGCCGTCGCTGCGCTCTACCAGCGCCCTGCAGTTTTCGATCTTTGCCAGTTTTACCCTTTCCGATTGGATTATATCAATTAGCTCTCCCTCCAGGTAGCCCCTAACTTTATTCGTATCCAAGTTTTTTATAATGGCTATGGACCTCTCCCCCGGCTCGATGGCGGTGCCAAGCAATTCGAGGTTGAGCGTGGTTTGAGGTGCATCCTGTATTAAAGAGTTGCCCGATGTGGTGCTCTGTAGTCCGAATATATTCCTCTTTAAAATTATTTCGTAGGAGCTTCGTGAGTTTAATTGTTTGAGTTTTTGGCCTTTGCTTTCTGAAGATGTAGTAGTCCCGGGCTTTGTGTTCGATAGACCTCCTTTTATTCTGTCATTCACTATTTGGGCTAGTGTATAAGAGATCCCAACTATTAGTATGAGGTTAACAACCCATATATATTTTTTCAGGACTGATATAAGCATTTAAGTAAATTAATTAATTTTCGCTAAAAAAATAAAGTTGTTTGCTTTATATGTCAAGAGCAATCTTAATTTATTCTCTCCCCCTGTTCAAAATTCCTTCTTATTTCTTCTCTTAGATAATCGGACGCCGCCTCCGGAGGGGTAGGGTTTATGAAAAAGCCAGCCCCCCATTCAAACCCGGCTATGGTGGTGAGGCGAGGTATTATCTCGATGTGCCAATGAAAATCAAACTCAATTGAATCCCAGTGTTCGGGATGGCCTGGACGGCTGAATTTCGGTGGTGCGGTGTGGATTACGAAGTTATAAGGAGGGTCATTTAAAAGCCTCTTGAGCGAGATGAGGTTAAGCTTGAGCACGAGCGCCAGGTCCAGGAGTTCCCTATCGCTCAGCTTAGAGTAGTCATGGAGATGGCTTTTGGGGATTATCCAGGTCTCAAAGGGAAAACTGGAGGCAAACGGCGTCCAGATTACGTAGCCGTTGGTGTCATAAACGATTCTTTTTTCAAATTCGATTTCCTGTTTTATGAGGTCACAAATGAAGCATCTTTCTTTACTCCTGTAATTCTCCCGGCAGACGATCAGTTCTTGTTTCACCACAGGGGGAACCATTGGCGTGGCTATAAGTTGAGAGTGGGTGTGAAAGAGTGATGCACCGGCTTCCGCCCGGTGGTTTTTGAATATTAATACATACCTAAGCCTAGGGTCCCGAAATAGGTCGGTTATCCTTTCTCTGAAGGCAATTAATACGTCTTTTATCCAGTTTAAGTCCAGGTCGGCAAGTCCCTGGTCATGATGGGGGGTTTCGATGATCACTTCGTGAGCCCCAGCCCCGCTTACGACGTCGAATATTCCCATTCCGTATCTAAAAGCGTTGTCCTCAATCTGGAGTGCGGGGAATTTATTGGGTACGACCCTTACTTTCCACCCTGGCGAATTGGGACTCCCTTGTCTTATGGCAAAAATTTCCGGTGGGGTTTTACCCTCTGAGCCTTCACAGAAAGGGCATGAAACGACTGTTCTCTCGGTGTTATTGGGTTGATTCCGGTCAAGGGTGTAGTCACTCGGTCTTCTCGAGCGTTCGGTTGATATTATTACCCACCTGTTTCTGATGGGGTCATATCTAAGTTCACGCATTTATTCTTCTAAGAATCTGCTAAGCCTGATTAATTTCCGTATAATAACACCATAACTATCCTCGACGAGATTGAAGAGTTGGTGGGTGAGGTTTAAATCGTGAATTAAAACTAATTCCTTACGGATTATCGGCAATTCGATTCTTGATTTCATTAATTACTTTAAGTTTTATGTTTTCTACACTTTACTATTATTTTTCATTAAAATCAATCGACTTTGATTGATTTCATCAAAATTTAAAGCTAATTATTAAGACGTCGCTATCCCTTCCATCTAATCAGGGTAGTCAATTTATATCATGAATGTTTGCCCCTAGTCAAGTAAGTAAGACTTTTACTGCTTTCTCGATAAGTGGGCATCGGATAAGAGATAAGAGAGGGAGTAGGGGCAAGAATGACCTGGCTAGCTAGATGAGGAGAGTTATTTGATATATAGGCCTCTTTATTCGCTAAACCTGCTCTAAGTGGCAAATGACCTGTGTGACATGCATACACGATTTATGGGTTTTTTATCGAAGCACCTTAAGCCGGAGAGCTTTCTTGATGCCAGGTCCTGAGGGGCATTGTTAACCCTCATCCGGGTAAATTCCACGTGAGAAAGAACTATATTAATTTGATATTTAACCTAATATTCACCCGGCTGATTACGATTTCCCTACTTACGATTGCGATAAAGGTTTGGGTCAACTACCTCGGCCATCCTGTCGATATTGAGCTTATTATAGCCCAAAAAACGATTGATCTCTTCTATATACGGCTGGGGGTTGACCAGGAGGCGGTTGTAATCAACGTTTAGAACGGAGATATTGGGCTGTGTACGGAGCCAGTCCTCCACTTTCTGGAGGTGCATATTAAATAAACGTGCCATTTCTTCATCAGATATTCCATCATCTGATATACCTCGGTTTTCGAGCATTTTCTTGTGAGAGGCCAGGATCTCTTCCATCTTTCGGTGAATAAAGATGACCCTATATTCGTATTTGGATGGCAGATATTTTAATAGCTCAGAAATTATCTTGACCACTTTTCCCTGGGCTTCTTCGAGCCATTCTAAGTCGCCTTTGCTGAGCTTTTTCACCCGTTCAAACTCATAATATCCTTTGGGATTGTCAGAGTCAGCCTCGCGTATATTGTCGGTCAAAATGGGTAACCCCCCTGCTTCCAGCATCTTCATCATCATTGAAGTGCCGGAACGGGGCAGGCCGGACACGACCGTTATCACCCGATTACTGGTTTCCGGAGCAGAGCTGTTGCCGAATATCTTTTGCAATAATTGTTTCATCTTCTCACCTATCTCTCTATTTTTCTAATATTTCTTTCCAGACTATGTCAATCCATATAAACTTCGCATAGTTTTAAACATGATAATTTTCATTCCTAGAAGCTTCAAGTCAATGGGGCTTATGGCTCAATTTCTTTGAGATTGTATTACTTTAGTTTTAATGGATATCAAACTTTAGTTAGATAGGTTTGGATAACCAATCCAAATGGGAGTTTAAAGACCTTTTGAAATCTCTGCCCTTAGCCTACGTGCCCGCTTATTGGCTTTGTATCCTCCGTGCTTCCATCCATTTTAGGTTCGGACTCCGATTAGCTATTGTTTGATCTTTTACCATATTATACATATTTTCTACTTTATTCTTTTATTACTTTAATCTTGTGGGAAAAATAAAACTTAAGTTAGTTATATTCATAGTACAAGCTTTCACTCTTTTTTCCATAATCCCTTACCTGGTGTCCTTGCCTCGGTCTCTAATGTTAGAAAGGGGTCCTTAAATTTTATGTTGGGTGTATTGGTGTTAATTTTGGCATATCCTTCTTGAATAAGGAGTGCGTTTAGCATTTTTTCGCCGGGTAAATAAACATACGCTAAAATGAGCCCATAGTTATCTCTGGTTTCCGAATCGAACTCAAGCTTAACAGGTGTTCCTCTTCTTAGATAAGACTTAGTAAAGTTTGTGGCCTCATTATCGATGGATTCCGGTATTTCAATGCCAGTCAATCTAATCTTTTCTATCCGTCTATCAGAAAGTTGACAGTGAAATGTATCGCCATCAACAACTTTTACTACACCGCATTTGACGTAATCGGGGAAGGCAAATTTGAGATTTTCTTTTACTTCCTCGTACTTACCGCATGTCGTTGAAAGAACGGAGGCGAATAATAAAACCGGTGGCAGCAGAGTATTTTTAAACAAGATTCGCAGAATTAACATATAGTTCTCTCTAATCTAAGCGGGTCTATATTAAATGTCTTACTTCTCGCCAACCTATTCCGAGAATAAAAAATAAAGACGCACAGGTAGTTATTGAAGCGCCTGTTGGAATGGATATAACGAAAGAAAAATAATAACCAAGCACTGCTGATACGACTCCAATTAAAGCCGAGAATATAAAAACCAACTTCAGCCTCTCAGTTAAAAAAAGTGCGGTAAGAGAAGGAAGAACAGTTAACC encodes:
- the gspC gene encoding type II secretion system protein GspC, translating into MLISVLKKYIWVVNLILIVGISYTLAQIVNDRIKGGLSNTKPGTTTSSESKGQKLKQLNSRSSYEIILKRNIFGLQSTTSGNSLIQDAPQTTLNLELLGTAIEPGERSIAIIKNLDTNKVRGYLEGELIDIIQSERVKLAKIENCRALVERSDGAETIRCKKDLDENASSDNKSRLGQVSALDRSSIVSSRSAVLPKSEAEGIKEVNEGEYEIDRKMLDELLSDPNQLLTQARVIPQEDGLRFFAIRPNSIFFMIGLRNGDILHKINDVELSNVENALSLFEELRGESQFNINLTRRGQKFTYEYSVK
- the galT gene encoding galactose-1-phosphate uridylyltransferase produces the protein MRELRYDPIRNRWVIISTERSRRPSDYTLDRNQPNNTERTVVSCPFCEGSEGKTPPEIFAIRQGSPNSPGWKVRVVPNKFPALQIEDNAFRYGMGIFDVVSGAGAHEVIIETPHHDQGLADLDLNWIKDVLIAFRERITDLFRDPRLRYVLIFKNHRAEAGASLFHTHSQLIATPMVPPVVKQELIVCRENYRSKERCFICDLIKQEIEFEKRIVYDTNGYVIWTPFASSFPFETWIIPKSHLHDYSKLSDRELLDLALVLKLNLISLKRLLNDPPYNFVIHTAPPKFSRPGHPEHWDSIEFDFHWHIEIIPRLTTIAGFEWGAGFFINPTPPEAASDYLREEIRRNFEQGERIN
- a CDS encoding sulfotransferase domain-containing protein, which gives rise to MKQLLQKIFGNSSAPETSNRVITVVSGLPRSGTSMMMKMLEAGGLPILTDNIREADSDNPKGYYEFERVKKLSKGDLEWLEEAQGKVVKIISELLKYLPSKYEYRVIFIHRKMEEILASHKKMLENRGISDDGISDEEMARLFNMHLQKVEDWLRTQPNISVLNVDYNRLLVNPQPYIEEINRFLGYNKLNIDRMAEVVDPNLYRNRK
- a CDS encoding thermonuclease family protein, translated to MLILRILFKNTLLPPVLLFASVLSTTCGKYEEVKENLKFAFPDYVKCGVVKVVDGDTFHCQLSDRRIEKIRLTGIEIPESIDNEATNFTKSYLRRGTPVKLEFDSETRDNYGLILAYVYLPGEKMLNALLIQEGYAKINTNTPNIKFKDPFLTLETEARTPGKGLWKKE